The proteins below are encoded in one region of Sporosarcina sp. FSL K6-1508:
- a CDS encoding type II secretion system F family protein, with protein MEIIGFFSIIMFSLILISLFTSFLFFYLYIAKRENLMHSQGYLKDKKKNMPLRKRIMEPLVKWAEKASPIGMKYALFLNVEKHEKWLKEAGRPLELTLKSFFGLRFVTGLIGLLFGTLYTFLGLPFALFVLMLSIGGGFFGPSIWLYFSAVRRQEAISTMMPDFLDTVSITLQAGVSLDGALQHVTSQLDGPLCEEIDRFNKEVQLGVQRNTAYKSLMDRNSSKELQSLVNALIQGSSLGVAVARVFKLQAEDLRITRGFTAKERAAKANPLVTLVTTFFIAPAVFGFIMGLIVLNIIYNPAAFGLDAFLR; from the coding sequence ATGGAGATTATCGGTTTTTTTTCTATCATCATGTTCAGTTTAATACTGATTTCTTTATTTACCAGTTTTCTATTTTTCTATCTGTATATTGCTAAGAGAGAGAATTTAATGCACTCTCAAGGTTACTTGAAAGACAAGAAAAAGAATATGCCACTTCGAAAAAGAATAATGGAACCTTTGGTGAAATGGGCGGAGAAAGCCAGTCCCATCGGAATGAAATATGCTCTATTTCTAAATGTAGAAAAACATGAAAAATGGTTGAAGGAAGCGGGAAGACCCCTTGAACTGACATTAAAGTCATTTTTTGGACTTCGTTTCGTTACAGGGCTGATTGGATTATTATTCGGCACTTTATATACATTTTTAGGTTTGCCTTTTGCCTTATTTGTTTTGATGTTGTCAATTGGCGGTGGCTTTTTCGGACCTTCCATTTGGCTTTACTTTTCAGCAGTAAGGCGACAAGAGGCAATCAGTACAATGATGCCAGATTTCCTAGATACGGTAAGTATTACGTTGCAAGCTGGTGTTAGTTTGGATGGCGCACTGCAACATGTGACGAGTCAGCTTGATGGACCGCTATGTGAAGAAATAGACCGTTTTAATAAAGAGGTACAACTAGGCGTTCAAAGAAATACTGCTTATAAAAGTTTGATGGATCGTAATTCTTCAAAAGAATTACAGTCACTTGTAAATGCCCTGATACAAGGTTCTTCTTTAGGGGTGGCAGTCGCTCGGGTATTTAAACTTCAAGCGGAGGATTTACGGATTACACGAGGTTTTACCGCAAAGGAAAGAGCCGCGAAAGCGAACCCGCTAGTAACATTGGTCACAACATTCTTCATTGCACCAGCTGTCTTTGGATTTATTATGGGTTTAATAGTCTTAAATATCATCTATAATCCAGCAGCATTCGGATTAGATGCATTCCTGCGATAG
- a CDS encoding type II secretion system F family protein: MSWTLPLLTFAIFTFLVSIYYLLRGKRQKETRKRVDNWFETDLQKERNSVVLLLGDFFDRSELSQELEKKLKQANLSLKPSEYMGIYVLLLSLFTFVNHFLLGLYLLMSLLVAYLIVMGSSKAFLSSRKNKRTDSFNSQLPEICRTMANSIKAGQTIPQAIEMVAKNTKAPNGPEFQRFNQQLKLGDNLETVMNEFRQRVPSNDVSIFVGTILIQQRVGGNLSAVLGNMAETLEERNRVHKEISTITAESRSIAYILVVMPFLMALMMNLFIKGFLNVLFTPFGLILFVVFTAIVLCGFLIIKRITDIRV, encoded by the coding sequence ATGAGTTGGACGCTACCGTTATTGACTTTCGCAATATTCACTTTCCTTGTCTCGATTTATTATCTGCTTAGGGGAAAGCGTCAAAAAGAGACGCGTAAACGCGTAGATAATTGGTTCGAAACTGATTTACAAAAGGAAAGAAACAGTGTGGTACTTCTATTAGGTGACTTTTTCGACCGATCCGAATTGTCACAGGAATTGGAGAAAAAGCTGAAACAGGCGAATTTATCTCTTAAACCATCAGAATATATGGGGATTTATGTTCTTTTATTAAGCTTGTTTACATTTGTAAATCACTTTTTATTAGGTCTTTACCTTCTTATGTCACTTTTAGTTGCATATTTAATCGTTATGGGGAGTTCAAAAGCATTTTTGAGTTCAAGGAAGAATAAAAGGACCGATTCATTTAATAGCCAACTGCCTGAGATATGCCGGACAATGGCGAATAGCATTAAAGCGGGGCAAACGATACCACAGGCAATCGAAATGGTTGCAAAAAACACAAAGGCACCGAATGGCCCGGAGTTTCAAAGGTTTAATCAGCAATTGAAACTAGGTGACAATTTGGAAACAGTCATGAACGAGTTTCGTCAACGAGTACCCAGTAATGACGTATCGATATTTGTTGGAACCATTTTAATTCAACAGCGAGTTGGCGGAAACTTATCAGCAGTATTGGGGAATATGGCTGAAACACTTGAAGAAAGAAATCGAGTCCATAAGGAGATTTCTACAATCACAGCGGAAAGTCGTTCTATCGCCTATATTCTTGTCGTCATGCCATTTTTAATGGCACTTATGATGAACTTGTTTATAAAAGGGTTTTTGAATGTCTTATTTACACCATTTGGACTAATCTTGTTTGTCGTTTTTACTGCAATAGTGCTGTGTGGGTTTCTTATAATTAAGCGGATTACGGATATAAGGGTGTAA
- a CDS encoding CpaF family protein translates to MSWIEKVSSKKQMKTNLEVTLSQVDIWVKHYKSRLIKEANLESIIVLNPMERKQTIERLVLQMINEERVIIPNEEIDEIIQQLINESVGYGPLEALLKDDSITEIMVNGPDEVFIERNGKLEQSGVRFNNEEHIRHIIDRIIAPLGRRIDESSPMVDARLLDGSRVNAIIPPISLDGPSMSIRKFKRDPYVLDDLMAFGSFSMEMGEFLKVAVKAKMNILVSGGTGSGKTTLLNVLSDSIPAGERIVTIEDMAELRFTYDNLVRLEARPPNMEGTGEVMIRHLVKNALRMRPDRIIVGEVRGSEAIDMLQAMNTGHEGSLTTVHANSPKDALGRLEAMVIMAGLPLTVDVIRGYFVGALDLIVQTSRFSDGKRRIVNIAELIEENGEIKAKDIFVFQRKGTLFDGSIEGEFRATGYIPKLMDRFKSFGIEYDESIFKEGIYV, encoded by the coding sequence ATGTCATGGATTGAAAAAGTATCTAGCAAAAAACAGATGAAAACCAATTTAGAAGTTACCCTATCACAGGTTGATATTTGGGTAAAACATTATAAAAGTAGGCTTATAAAAGAGGCTAATTTAGAAAGTATCATTGTTCTAAATCCGATGGAACGAAAACAAACAATTGAAAGACTCGTTCTACAAATGATTAATGAAGAACGGGTCATCATTCCGAATGAAGAGATAGATGAAATTATTCAGCAACTTATTAACGAATCTGTTGGATATGGCCCGCTTGAAGCGTTGCTAAAAGATGATTCGATCACAGAGATTATGGTTAACGGTCCTGATGAGGTGTTCATTGAAAGAAATGGAAAGCTCGAACAATCAGGCGTGCGCTTCAACAATGAAGAACATATCCGACATATTATTGATCGAATCATTGCCCCTCTAGGCCGTAGAATTGATGAAAGTTCTCCAATGGTGGATGCACGTCTACTTGATGGAAGCCGTGTGAATGCAATCATTCCGCCAATTAGTTTAGACGGACCTTCAATGTCCATTCGGAAATTTAAAAGAGACCCCTATGTTCTAGATGACTTAATGGCATTTGGTAGTTTTTCGATGGAGATGGGAGAGTTTCTAAAAGTTGCTGTAAAAGCGAAGATGAATATTCTTGTATCGGGTGGGACGGGAAGTGGAAAGACAACGCTTCTGAATGTATTATCTGACTCGATTCCGGCGGGTGAAAGAATTGTGACAATCGAGGATATGGCAGAGCTCCGTTTTACGTATGATAACCTCGTTCGGTTAGAAGCGCGACCTCCCAATATGGAAGGAACCGGCGAAGTGATGATCCGTCACTTGGTGAAAAATGCACTTAGGATGCGTCCGGACCGAATTATCGTAGGTGAAGTTCGGGGATCGGAAGCAATTGATATGCTGCAAGCAATGAATACCGGACACGAGGGATCTCTAACGACAGTTCACGCAAATAGCCCGAAAGACGCTCTTGGTAGATTGGAAGCAATGGTTATTATGGCTGGTTTGCCTCTAACGGTTGATGTAATCCGGGGCTATTTTGTTGGAGCATTGGATTTGATTGTTCAAACGTCTCGTTTTTCCGATGGCAAAAGAAGAATTGTCAATATCGCGGAACTAATTGAAGAAAATGGAGAAATAAAAGCAAAAGATATTTTTGTTTTTCAGCGAAAAGGAACACTTTTCGACGGCAGTATAGAAGGTGAGTTCCGAGCAACAGGCTATATTCCGAAATTGATGGATCGGTTCAAAAGTTTTGGAATCGAGTACGATGAAAGTATTTTCAAAGAAGGTATATACGTATGA
- a CDS encoding AAA family ATPase, with amino-acid sequence MFQLSALLLTEDEEWKMRISNYAEKYGLNLSVSKEMQKMLGQQHYHIYFMDLDVVNLQQVLPKMTATSAVIGLTRKKDFEITREWLVRGARDVVVFSQEEMRLEILIQEVVKQYTIQREADTGLGTGEVHTFYSAKGGSGCTILAVMMSQTLSIHHQKKVLLIDLNAQYGVTDTLFSMQPQRSYYDLLPVVNEMEMRHLQNIANEHTETGVFVISSPSDPEKTEEITDELIAKLIRVARVHFDHVVLDLPSAMNSITFTALSAATRLHYVMTPDSLGLRSYKYATQLFKRFSIGNGITMSLLLNKVNPKSEMTSSDIGKITGTEIDAQIADDFYGMQSNINMGSGFYRNKKHKGDSKAAKDMKKYIDSFVLRLKE; translated from the coding sequence ATGTTTCAGTTGAGTGCACTATTGCTAACAGAAGACGAAGAATGGAAAATGAGGATTTCTAATTATGCGGAAAAATACGGACTTAACTTATCTGTCTCAAAAGAAATGCAAAAAATGTTGGGGCAACAACATTATCATATTTATTTTATGGACTTAGATGTCGTTAATCTTCAACAAGTTCTTCCGAAAATGACGGCAACTAGTGCTGTTATTGGATTAACACGAAAAAAAGATTTTGAAATTACGAGAGAATGGCTTGTAAGAGGGGCGAGAGACGTCGTCGTTTTCTCCCAAGAGGAGATGAGACTTGAGATTCTTATACAAGAAGTTGTCAAGCAGTATACGATTCAAAGGGAAGCCGACACGGGTCTCGGAACCGGAGAAGTCCATACATTTTACAGCGCTAAAGGTGGCAGCGGATGTACAATTTTAGCTGTCATGATGAGCCAGACGCTAAGCATACATCATCAAAAAAAAGTGCTACTAATAGATTTGAATGCCCAGTACGGTGTAACAGATACACTTTTTTCAATGCAACCCCAAAGATCTTATTATGACTTACTGCCCGTAGTGAATGAAATGGAAATGAGACATTTGCAAAATATCGCGAATGAACATACTGAAACAGGAGTGTTCGTTATTTCGAGTCCTTCTGACCCTGAAAAAACGGAAGAGATTACGGATGAACTCATTGCCAAACTTATTCGGGTAGCAAGGGTTCACTTTGACCATGTCGTATTGGATCTTCCATCTGCTATGAATTCAATTACATTTACCGCGCTCAGCGCAGCTACAAGATTGCATTACGTCATGACACCCGATAGTTTAGGTTTGCGATCTTATAAGTATGCTACACAATTGTTTAAGAGGTTTTCCATCGGCAATGGCATTACGATGTCTTTATTGCTAAATAAAGTTAATCCGAAGAGTGAAATGACATCATCTGATATTGGAAAAATAACTGGTACTGAAATTGATGCGCAAATTGCGGACGACTTTTACGGCATGCAATCTAACATAAATATGGGCTCTGGTTTTTATCGGAATAAAAAACATAAAGGTGATTCGAAAGCCGCGAAAGACATGAAAAAATACATAGATTCCTTTGTATTACGATTGAAGGAGTGA
- a CDS encoding VWA domain-containing protein: MRTLLFIIIGCFIFVLTGCSETEARPDKNENKQVEAQIEDEQGNAVEETRPIKFNDAPSSAEDIIAAGAGVKMKDMSTSSKWKLNPEDLAIMEGFPVEELSKDEMINGIVEWFAMDYTDVHKPLIDFEADYGEYGIDKREMKQLNLSVLIDASGSMKATIDGEQMMALAKDAVERFGTELPEESIVSLRVYGHAGTGSKADKAMSCSSNELIYGPDSYNDTEFKDALTKFEAAGWTPLAAAIKAGGGDLRTRASEKTQNMIFVVSDGVETCDGNPVAEALELAESDLDVEVNVLGFNVDNEGQRQLKKVAAEGNGKYANVKSTIDFQNTFKTMLEEANAEVRELSQKVNNGMQIDNRTIQLNDQVLKLTSSFNEFAALENSNMRAAISVLRESDRIDNETQFGLNDRIDERREIMNEYGKSLKEEKFELIKRTRQELYDAMK; encoded by the coding sequence TTGAGGACGTTATTGTTTATAATAATAGGTTGTTTTATTTTTGTACTTACTGGTTGCAGCGAGACAGAAGCACGGCCTGATAAGAATGAGAACAAGCAAGTAGAAGCTCAAATAGAAGACGAACAGGGAAATGCAGTAGAAGAAACGAGACCGATAAAATTTAACGATGCACCATCCAGCGCGGAAGATATCATAGCGGCGGGCGCTGGTGTAAAGATGAAAGACATGTCCACATCTTCAAAGTGGAAATTGAATCCCGAAGACCTTGCTATTATGGAGGGATTTCCAGTTGAAGAGTTAAGTAAAGATGAAATGATCAATGGGATCGTAGAATGGTTTGCTATGGATTATACAGATGTCCATAAACCTCTTATCGATTTTGAGGCGGACTATGGCGAATACGGGATTGATAAACGAGAGATGAAGCAGTTGAACCTCTCAGTCCTTATTGATGCAAGTGGTAGTATGAAAGCAACAATCGATGGGGAGCAGATGATGGCACTCGCGAAAGATGCGGTGGAACGATTTGGAACAGAACTCCCGGAAGAATCAATTGTTTCTCTCCGAGTTTACGGTCACGCCGGAACCGGTTCAAAGGCAGATAAGGCGATGTCCTGTTCCAGTAACGAGTTGATATATGGTCCCGATAGTTATAATGATACAGAGTTCAAAGATGCATTAACGAAATTCGAAGCGGCCGGTTGGACTCCGCTCGCCGCTGCTATCAAAGCAGGCGGAGGTGACTTACGGACGAGAGCATCTGAAAAGACTCAAAATATGATATTTGTAGTGAGTGACGGTGTAGAGACATGCGACGGAAACCCGGTTGCAGAAGCTTTAGAGCTTGCCGAATCAGATTTGGACGTGGAAGTGAACGTCCTCGGTTTTAACGTGGATAATGAGGGACAAAGACAATTAAAAAAAGTAGCAGCAGAAGGAAATGGAAAGTATGCAAACGTCAAATCAACTATCGACTTTCAAAATACATTTAAAACGATGTTGGAGGAAGCAAATGCTGAAGTCAGGGAATTGAGCCAAAAAGTGAACAATGGAATGCAAATTGATAATAGGACGATTCAATTAAACGATCAAGTTCTAAAACTGACTTCGTCATTTAATGAATTTGCTGCTTTGGAAAATAGCAACATGAGAGCAGCAATTAGCGTGTTGCGTGAATCGGATAGAATCGATAATGAAACACAATTTGGATTGAACGATAGGATTGATGAACGTCGAGAAATAATGAATGAGTACGGAAAATCATTAAAAGAGGAAAAATTTGAATTGATTAAGAGAACCCGACAGGAACTCTATGATGCTATGAAATGA
- a CDS encoding methyl-accepting chemotaxis protein: MKFTVAKKLWLGFATILTLLVIVGGLSLWSTIRIDADYTFLLDDRVKKVELVDEFILKHNQIQDDVRGYMLFKDDKYLESRTENVNRFDELYQELSAILNTGKHKALLEDLEVARTKYLNLQDEIVLNVQEGKDRKATELGRASANVGALVLENADLIKADQFQEQKKTRSELETFMMGTIIFVIGIIIFATLMGIVISTFISRGISRPVRVVTDGLNEIASGNLTIDLLKVKNKDEIGDMAAAFNKMGTDVANMVRKINVSATQLAIQSEELSASSEESLASSEMVAKTAENQLMGSEKQQGIIEQSSSSMEELSLGVAEIANNNEEMLQSTETVSKLVTTGSSVVGEVSVQMSTIHTTIQESSVIMEEMAQHSNEIQKITTLITSIAEQTNLLALNAAIEAARAGEYGKGFAVVAEEVRKLAEQSKTSATEIGTMVSMIQNASKRAVTSITAGSERVDIGIAATEQSRLVFEEIQNAVGDVATKVETVSAAIEEIQAMADEVSHGAGEIAQLSGEAAASAGDTSAATEEQLAVNEEISSSAQALAKLAEDLQMEMKHFRV; this comes from the coding sequence ATGAAATTTACTGTAGCTAAAAAATTGTGGTTGGGTTTTGCAACGATATTGACATTACTTGTCATTGTGGGAGGCCTGAGTTTGTGGTCAACGATTCGTATTGACGCAGATTATACTTTTTTATTGGATGATCGTGTAAAGAAGGTTGAATTGGTAGATGAATTCATTCTGAAACACAATCAAATCCAGGATGATGTACGAGGCTATATGCTTTTCAAAGATGATAAATATTTGGAATCGCGGACGGAAAATGTTAACCGTTTTGATGAGTTGTATCAAGAACTATCTGCAATACTTAATACAGGAAAACATAAGGCCTTACTGGAAGATCTTGAGGTGGCACGTACGAAATATTTAAACCTACAAGATGAGATTGTACTGAATGTCCAAGAAGGAAAAGATCGAAAAGCGACAGAACTTGGACGCGCTTCGGCAAATGTGGGTGCTCTCGTGCTGGAAAATGCTGATCTCATTAAAGCAGACCAATTTCAGGAACAGAAGAAAACTCGTAGTGAGTTGGAAACATTCATGATGGGCACAATTATCTTTGTCATTGGAATTATTATTTTCGCGACGCTTATGGGTATTGTCATTTCTACATTCATCAGTCGGGGCATTTCGCGTCCTGTTCGTGTAGTGACGGATGGGTTGAATGAAATCGCATCAGGAAATTTGACGATTGATTTACTGAAGGTTAAAAACAAAGATGAAATTGGGGATATGGCGGCTGCCTTCAACAAAATGGGGACAGATGTAGCGAATATGGTACGTAAAATTAATGTTTCTGCTACACAGTTAGCGATTCAGTCAGAAGAATTGTCCGCAAGCTCAGAGGAAAGTTTGGCATCTTCTGAAATGGTTGCCAAGACTGCTGAGAATCAGTTAATGGGTAGTGAAAAGCAGCAGGGAATTATCGAACAATCCAGTTCTTCCATGGAAGAACTATCATTAGGAGTTGCAGAAATTGCAAACAATAATGAAGAAATGTTGCAGTCAACGGAAACTGTATCGAAGCTTGTTACGACGGGGTCGAGTGTAGTCGGTGAAGTATCAGTTCAAATGTCAACAATTCATACGACAATCCAGGAATCTTCCGTCATCATGGAGGAAATGGCACAGCATTCAAATGAAATACAGAAAATTACGACTCTCATAACTTCCATTGCCGAGCAGACGAACTTGCTTGCACTCAATGCTGCAATCGAAGCCGCACGTGCAGGAGAATACGGCAAAGGCTTTGCAGTTGTAGCAGAGGAAGTCCGAAAATTAGCAGAACAATCGAAGACGTCTGCTACAGAAATCGGCACAATGGTAAGCATGATCCAAAACGCGTCCAAACGGGCTGTCACATCCATCACCGCTGGCAGTGAGCGCGTAGATATCGGTATCGCTGCCACCGAACAGTCGCGTTTGGTCTTCGAAGAAATCCAGAACGCAGTCGGCGATGTTGCAACAAAAGTCGAGACAGTTTCTGCCGCAATTGAAGAAATCCAAGCGATGGCAGACGAGGTGAGCCATGGTGCCGGGGAAATCGCACAGTTGAGTGGCGAAGCGGCTGCGTCTGCAGGTGATACAAGTGCAGCTACAGAAGAGCAGTTGGCTGTCAATGAAGAGATTTCATCCAGCGCGCAAGCACTTGCAAAACTTGCCGAAGATCTCCAAATGGAAATGAAGCATTTCAGAGTGTGA
- a CDS encoding LCP family glycopolymer transferase, protein MTAKKKWILLGGIIALIVVAPVIWIFAFYLNAAEAVAEMQEPIGREISVMRDAEVVFKKQNPFSVLLLGVDERESDAGRSDTIVVMTVNPTVQSTKMVSIPRDTYTEIIGRNAKDKINHAYAFGGTVMAVASVESLLDIPIDYIATINMEGFESIVDNIGGVSIVNELGFNVDNYAFPEGEIHLDGETALVYVRMRYEDPRGDFGRQDRQKKVIEGMLRKGASLTGLMNYKSIFNTLGDNVRTNMAFDEMINVQKNYHAAIGEVEQLHFQEGNSQRINGIWYYLMDDEELAEITTELKDHLEL, encoded by the coding sequence GTGACAGCTAAAAAAAAGTGGATTCTACTGGGCGGGATTATCGCCTTGATTGTGGTTGCTCCCGTAATTTGGATTTTTGCATTCTATCTGAATGCGGCTGAGGCCGTCGCTGAAATGCAGGAACCAATCGGACGGGAGATTTCGGTTATGCGTGATGCTGAAGTTGTTTTTAAGAAGCAGAATCCCTTTTCCGTCTTGTTATTAGGCGTGGATGAGCGCGAAAGTGATGCCGGGCGTTCAGATACAATCGTTGTTATGACAGTTAATCCAACAGTACAATCAACGAAAATGGTCAGTATTCCAAGAGATACATATACAGAAATAATAGGACGAAATGCTAAGGATAAAATCAATCATGCCTATGCATTTGGGGGAACGGTAATGGCCGTGGCATCCGTTGAATCATTACTCGACATCCCAATCGATTATATTGCAACCATTAATATGGAAGGTTTTGAAAGTATTGTCGACAATATTGGTGGCGTCTCGATTGTAAATGAACTTGGATTTAATGTAGATAATTACGCCTTCCCTGAAGGGGAAATCCATTTAGATGGAGAGACAGCTCTAGTTTATGTACGTATGCGATATGAAGATCCCCGTGGAGATTTTGGTAGACAGGACAGGCAAAAAAAGGTCATTGAAGGCATGTTGCGTAAAGGAGCTTCACTTACAGGTCTTATGAACTACAAAAGTATTTTCAATACGCTTGGCGACAATGTACGAACAAATATGGCATTCGATGAAATGATAAATGTCCAAAAGAATTATCACGCGGCTATAGGTGAAGTGGAACAGCTCCACTTCCAAGAGGGGAATAGCCAAAGGATAAATGGCATCTGGTATTATCTGATGGATGACGAGGAACTCGCAGAAATTACAACGGAGCTGAAGGATCACTTAGAGTTATAG
- a CDS encoding bifunctional 2',3'-cyclic-nucleotide 2'-phosphodiesterase/3'-nucleotidase, translating into MSLLKKTGLWIVTLALTLSGLSFATHASAATKTQDVTRGEYITAIVKALEFELSDGETLAFTDVDAKLAPYVEAAQKMGLIKGATSTTFKPDQKLTREHAFLIASRAIMSEEVFSTDLLDKFKDKSSFMTNESAELARSVGLGLLQGYEDGTAKPQKLVTKAQVTKIIDRLLSAYNVEPPTNSVSLRILGTSDLHTNFVNYDYYQDKVSNEVGLAKTAVLIEEARAESPNNLLFDNGDLIQGTPLGGYKVTVDKLEKGEMHPALAALESLNYDASTLGNHEFNYGLDYLDMVLEEASFPVLNANVYDAKTKTNRYTPYAIFDKEVVDGIGEAHTLKVGVIGVVAPGIVRWDRALLDGKVTVEDAAHSVEKFIPEMKGQGADIIVVLSHSGMGDEIHTVDEDDVTYQISQLDGVDAILTGHNHAVFPGDFGDLKNIDMEQGTVNGTPVVMPGKFGSHLGVIDLELEKVGDQWAVVKGKGAVREIDKKSDIVNQKVIDAVKEAHEGTIKYVRSPVGKTTAPINSYFALVQDDPSIQIVTNAQKWFVEGKIKGTEYEKLPVLSSGAPFKAGGRNGANYYTEIPAGEIAIKNVADLYVFDNTVFALVMTGAYVKEWLEMSAGQFNQIDPSSKEEQNLINEEFRTYNFDVIDGVTYEFDVTQPAKYDYDGKTINESASRVLNLQYDGKPIDSNQKFIVVTNNYRASGNFPGVRGATDSIDYAYENRQAIMDYMIDVGTIDPSADGNWAFAPLNENLKVIFETAGTAKEFIPAGSGIEYLSPAAEGFAKYSLKQK; encoded by the coding sequence ATGTCTTTATTAAAAAAGACGGGACTATGGATTGTCACTTTGGCACTTACATTGAGCGGATTATCGTTTGCAACACATGCAAGCGCAGCTACCAAGACCCAAGATGTAACGCGAGGCGAATATATCACAGCCATCGTTAAAGCGCTTGAATTTGAACTGAGTGACGGTGAGACACTTGCGTTTACGGATGTAGATGCGAAATTGGCGCCTTACGTGGAAGCGGCGCAAAAAATGGGGCTCATCAAAGGAGCTACTTCAACAACTTTCAAGCCTGATCAAAAACTGACACGGGAGCATGCATTTCTGATTGCATCCCGGGCCATTATGTCAGAAGAAGTTTTTTCTACTGATCTGCTCGATAAATTCAAAGACAAAAGTTCATTTATGACAAATGAATCTGCGGAACTGGCAAGAAGTGTCGGACTCGGTCTGTTACAAGGGTATGAAGATGGGACGGCAAAACCTCAGAAGCTCGTAACGAAAGCACAAGTTACTAAAATTATTGATCGGTTGTTAAGCGCATATAACGTTGAACCGCCAACGAATTCAGTTTCACTTCGTATTTTAGGTACATCCGATTTGCATACAAACTTTGTGAATTATGATTATTACCAGGATAAAGTGTCGAATGAAGTCGGACTTGCGAAAACAGCGGTCTTGATTGAAGAAGCACGTGCAGAAAGCCCGAACAATCTCCTGTTCGATAATGGGGATTTGATCCAAGGAACACCTCTTGGCGGATATAAGGTAACAGTGGATAAGCTTGAAAAAGGTGAAATGCACCCGGCTCTGGCTGCTCTTGAGTCACTTAACTATGATGCAAGTACATTAGGAAACCATGAGTTTAACTATGGCCTGGACTATTTGGACATGGTATTGGAAGAGGCGTCATTCCCAGTGTTGAATGCCAATGTCTACGATGCGAAAACGAAGACCAATCGCTATACACCTTATGCTATTTTTGATAAAGAAGTAGTCGATGGAATAGGGGAAGCACATACTTTGAAAGTCGGCGTTATCGGTGTTGTTGCACCAGGAATCGTACGTTGGGACCGTGCACTTCTTGACGGTAAAGTGACGGTAGAGGATGCGGCACATTCAGTTGAGAAATTCATCCCTGAAATGAAGGGCCAAGGCGCTGATATTATCGTTGTTTTATCCCACTCAGGAATGGGCGATGAAATCCATACGGTTGATGAAGATGATGTAACTTATCAAATTTCACAACTTGATGGCGTGGATGCGATTTTGACAGGACATAACCACGCCGTATTCCCAGGAGATTTCGGCGATCTTAAAAATATTGATATGGAACAAGGAACAGTGAACGGAACGCCTGTCGTCATGCCGGGTAAATTTGGCAGCCATTTGGGTGTCATTGATCTTGAACTCGAAAAAGTGGGCGATCAATGGGCCGTTGTCAAAGGCAAAGGTGCGGTACGTGAAATTGATAAAAAGTCGGACATAGTCAATCAAAAAGTAATCGATGCAGTAAAAGAAGCACATGAAGGTACGATTAAATATGTGCGCAGCCCGGTTGGCAAAACAACAGCGCCAATCAACAGCTATTTTGCGCTTGTGCAAGACGATCCTTCCATTCAAATTGTGACAAATGCACAAAAATGGTTTGTCGAAGGGAAGATAAAAGGCACTGAATATGAAAAACTGCCTGTCCTATCCTCGGGCGCGCCATTCAAAGCAGGGGGCCGTAACGGAGCAAACTACTATACTGAAATACCTGCGGGTGAAATAGCCATCAAAAATGTGGCAGACCTTTACGTATTCGACAATACAGTGTTCGCGCTCGTTATGACTGGAGCATATGTTAAAGAATGGCTTGAAATGTCAGCAGGCCAATTTAACCAGATTGACCCTTCATCTAAAGAAGAGCAGAATTTGATCAACGAAGAATTCCGTACGTATAACTTCGATGTAATCGATGGCGTCACCTATGAATTTGACGTCACACAACCTGCTAAGTATGATTACGATGGAAAAACAATTAACGAATCAGCGAGTCGAGTTCTCAATTTGCAGTATGATGGAAAACCGATTGATTCGAATCAGAAATTCATTGTAGTAACGAACAACTATCGTGCTAGCGGGAACTTCCCAGGTGTACGCGGTGCTACAGATTCAATCGATTATGCGTATGAAAACCGTCAGGCAATCATGGATTACATGATTGATGTCGGTACAATCGATCCATCTGCAGACGGTAACTGGGCATTTGCACCATTGAATGAAAACCTGAAAGTTATATTTGAAACAGCTGGAACAGCGAAAGAATTCATTCCAGCAGGAAGCGGTATCGAATACCTTTCTCCCGCTGCTGAAGGTTTCGCGAAATACTCTTTGAAACAGAAATGA